Within Fusobacterium gonidiaformans ATCC 25563, the genomic segment ATCTCTTTAAGACAGGAAATTGCTTTCTTAAAAACTCTCCAAAATAGATTGCCAACACTGCCAATGCCAATGTTTCAAACATACCTAATTCTAAAACGATTCTCTCCATAGACTTCCTTTCGTTATTTCATTATTTTTTTACATAAGTATTAAATTCTTTGATAGCTCTTGGTAGAAGCATTTGATGGAACGCACAAATTGCTTTTGGATTTTGATATGCTGAATTTGCAAATGCAATCATATATGCTCTGATATCATAAAGATTTACAATTTCATCTACCATTCCTGTTTTTGCACAATATTCTGGAGTTGATTTTTCCTTGTATTCATTGATCAATTTATTCATTTTATCAATAGTAGGAGTTAAATCTTTTCCAGCTTTTTTATCTTTTACTAATCTTCTTGAGTACATTGCAGTTGCTGCAGTTTCTCCATTCATTACATTAATTTCAGTTGCTGCAGTTCCTAAAGAGAATGCGTTTGTATCATTTCCTTGAGGTCCTCCTAATACATAGTGAGCTGCTGCAGTTCCTTTTCTTAAAGTAACTTCCATTTGAGGTACTTTTGAATTTTGAATAGAGTAAATCAAAGATTGTCCTAATCCTAATAATTCAGCTTTTTCTGCATCGTTTCCTACATCGATTCCGGTAGTATCTTGTAACCAAATGATAGGTAATTTATCTCTTGAGCAAAGAGTTACAAATTCATTCATTTTTACAAGACCTTGTCGATATAATTTTCCACCAATTCCAATTGCATTTTCTTTGTATTCAGGATATTTCATCAATAATCCTTGGAAGTTTGCAACGATTCCTACTAATAATCCGTCTACTTTTGCGATTCCAGTTACCATTTCTGGTCCATATCCTTTTTTGTATTCACTGAATTCACTGTTATCTACTAATCTTCCGATAATATCATAGATATTGTAAACTTTCTTTTGGTTCATTGGTAGAATAGAATATAAATCATTTGGATCCAAAGCCGGTTCCATAGGTTCATCCACTCGGAAGAATTCTAAGTTATAAGAAGGTAAACAATCCATGTAGTATCGAATTGCATCTAATACTCCGATTTCTTCTGCGTATACTTCTCGGAAGAACCCTGTTTGATCATAGTGAATAGAAACAGTTCCCGGAACATCTACACCTTTTGCTTTTGCAGTTGCTTCAATAATTTGTTCTGCTCCTTCTTGATCGATAAATCCTTTTGGATTCATTCCTCCTACAATTCCTGCTCCTCCAACTGCCATATTTGCATCTTTATGAGCAATTAAGATAGTAGGACTGATACTATGGTATCCTCCACCTGCCGGGTTAGTTCCATAGATTCCAACAATAACCGGAATTCCAGCTTGTTGTAATTCAGCATTTCGATAGAAAGGAGTTCCTCCTCCTCTTCTGTTTGCATACACTTTTTCTTGTTCATCTAATTTAACTCCACTACAGTTTAAGATATATACCAAAGGAATTCCTAAACATTTTGCAGTGTCAGAAGCTCTTAATAAGTTATCAGATTGTCCCGGTACCCAAGCTCCTACGATTTTCTTATTATCAGATGCTACTACCATAGCCCATTTTCCATTGATTCTTCCTAAACCTTTTACGATTCCAGTTGCAGTTTCAAAATCTTCTGGATTATATAGACTGTTTAATGGACACCAAGTTCCTTCGTCTACCAATTCTGCAATTCTTTGTAAAGCAGTTAATTGTCCTTTTTCAGCGATTTTTTCATCAGAAGTTCCTGCTGCATGAAGTTCATCTACTAAACTTGCAATCTTCGCTTCTACCTCTTTAATTTGTTGTTCGTTTTGTTCATCAATTCTTGTTAATTCTTTTCCAATTTGTTCCATATTTTGGAAATAATTAGGCATTGAATAGTTTCCCATGTATGATCTCCTCTCGTTTTCTTATTCTTCTACTGGTACTTTAATGAATGCTTGTCCTGGATCAATTTCTTCTCGAATCATTTTGATAACATCTTCACTTGGAGCTTCTAATAAAACAGCTCTAGAAGTATCAATTTCAAATCCGGTATTTTCAATAATATCTTCGATAGATGAAGTTGGATAGTATCCTGCTAAGTACATTCTCTTAGTTTTTTCATCAAATCGTAATATTCCTCTATCTGTTACAACTGCAATTGGTCCTCTGTTTCCAGGAAGTCCTAATTTTTCTCTTCCTCCTACTCCGTCTCCCCATCCTACACTTGTTACATAGTCAACTTGATCAATGAATCTTCTTTTTTCATGTTGCATCATGATAACTGTATTTGAGTAAGTTGCGATAGCATTTGCTCCTCCAGAACCTGTGAATCTTGTTTTTGGATGATGGTAATCTCCAATACAAGTTGAGTTTACGTTTCCATAAGGATCGATTTGTGCTCCTCCGATGAAAGCAATCATTCTATCATTACCATTTAATAATTCATTTGCTTCAAATCCGATGAAACGAATGTTTGGCCATTGTACTCCACAGTGAGCCATCAATCTGCAATCTCCAACACTTCTTGGTACTTCAATTGGACTACAGTCCATAAGTCCACTTTCTACGATCAATTTACAATTTGGAGCAAAAATTCTTTTTGCTAAAGAAGCTCCAATCAAAGGAAGTCCTGTTCCTACGATTACAATTTGTCCATCTGTAATTTCTTTTGCAATAGTAATTGCTTGCATTTCTTTATTGGTATAGTTTTTGTAGTTTGCCATTTTATTTTGCCTCCTTCACTAATTTCGCAGCATATCCGAATCCTGGTACAACTCGTAATTTTGCCAATCTACTAGCTCCGACTTTATTGATATATTCTTCATTATCTTTAATGTCATATACCCATTCTTGTAAGAAGGCTTTAAAATCTTCTTCTGTTTTTGTTACTTTATCATACATTTTATAGAAATCTGCATCATAGTCATAGTAGTTATAACATTGAGATGGATGTGCTCCAAATGGTGCGTGAACTACTGCATCCACACAGAATTGTGGAATTGAGTTCTTGCTTGGATCTTTTCTAATTTCTTCTTCTGTTACTAATTCTTCACAAGTTACAATACAATGTTTTGCTGCGATAGCGATATCGATATCGTGGAATTCATCTCCTTCAATCGAACAAGTTCCGTTGATAGATGCTTTTTGTACGTGAATTAGAGCTACGTCCAATCTAGGAACTGGAACTGCTACTACTTTTTCTCCAGGAACTAAAGGATTTTCAATTTCCACTAATTTATCATTTGGTAATTTAGGATCCTTTTCTCTCACTTCTTTACTGATTCCCCATTTATTAACAAGGTCTGATCCTTGCATCAATTTTACTGGTAAAAATGGTAATCCCAACGAAGAAGCATGTAACATATACATAATAACGTCTTGAGAATAATCTTCTAAATTCATTTTTCCAACTTTTTCTACTTCATGTCGGAATCTTCTACATACATTTGTATACCCTGAGTTTGCAATATAACAGTTGATGAAGTTTCTTACTCTTCCTTCTCCGATCAACATATCCCAATCTCCACCTGCCGGACCAGAATATCCTGTAAAATCTCCTAATCCTTGTCTTAAAATTTCATACACTGCTGCATATGGTTTTCTGTTTGTTGTAAAACCACCGATACAAATACTGTCTCCTGATTTTACATAAGTTTTGATTGCGTCATACAATGACATTACTTTACTCACAGTAATCTCCTCCTAAATTTTTTATTCATTTTATGATTTCAATTGTGTTATGTACTAACTATCTTCCAAAAATTAACATAAAATATCCAGCGGCAACTGCTGATCCAATAACTCCTGCTACGTTTGGTCCCATTGCATGCATCAATAAGAAATTTGTTGGATTTTCAGAAGCTCCTACCGTTTGAGAAACTCTGGCAGCCATAGGTACTGCGGATACTCCTGCTGATCCAATCAATGGATTGATTTTTCCGCCGGTAACTAAGTATAACACCTTTCCTAATAGAACTCCACCCACTGTTGACATACAGAAAGCAAATAATCCCATAAAAATAATAGCAATCGTTTCTAAACGTAAGAACAATTCTCCATTTGCTGTTGCTCCAACAGTAACCCCTAACATAATAGTTACAATGTTGATCAAAGCATTTTGAGCTGTATCTGATAATCTTTGTACTACTCCAGATTCTTTAAAAATATTTCCAAGCATCAACATTCCTAATAAAGGTGCCACTGATGGTAATAATAAGGTTGTGAATAAAACAGTTCCAATTGGGAAAACAATTTTTTCTACTTTACTAATTTTTCTCAATTGTTTCATTTTAACTGCTCTTTCTTTTTTTGTTGTTAATAATTTCATAATAGGTGGTTGAATCAACGGAATCAACGCCATATATGAATAAGCTGCTACAGCAATCGGTGCTAGAAGTTCCGGTGCCAAGTTATTTGCTAAATAAATAGAGGTTGGGCCATCTGCTCCTCCAATAATTGCAATAGCTGCAGCTTGCTTTGCTGAGAAAAACGGCAATGAATTTGCAAACATAAAAGTTACATAAATTCCGAATTGTGCTGCTGCTCCCAATAATAAACTAATTGGATTTGCAATCAATGGTCCGAAATCTGTCATTGCCCCAATTCCCATAAAAATTAAACAAGGGAATAAGTTACTTTTGATACCATTATAAATAATTCGTAATACTCCGGAAGCATACCAAGGATCTGCTTCTTTCATCAAATCCGCCAAAGGTAAGTTTGTTAAGAAAACTCCAAATGCAATTGGTAATAACAATAGAGGTTCAAACTGCTTTACAATGGCTAAATAAATTAAAATAAATGAGATGACAAACATAACCAAGCTTTGCCATGTTAATGCAACAAAACCGGATTTTGCCATCATGATTTCTAAAATTTTAATGAATTCCATTTCTTCCTCCTAAAAAATTATTGAATTTCTACCAATACTGCATCTGTATCGACATTGTCTCCTTTTTTTACTTTAATAGATGTTACTTTTCCTGCAAATTCAGAAACAATTTCGTTTTCCATTTTCATTGCTTCTAAAACAACAACTGCTTGTCCTACTGTTACCATATCTCCTTCTTTTACTTTCAAATCTAAGATAACTCCCGGCATAGGGCTTACTACTGCATTTGCTGTTCCTGAGCTTGTTGCTGCAGGTGCTGGAGCTGCTGCAGGAGTTGCTTTTGGTGCTTCTACAACTGGTGCTGCTTTTTGAACTGGAGCTGCTGCTCTTTCTCCTCTTTCCATTGGTCTTCTAGATAATCCTGCTGATCTTCCATCTGCTCTTTCTACCTCAACTTCAAATTTTTCTCCATTTACTGTTACAACATACTTCATAATTTTAATTCTCCTTTCACGTCTTATCTTTTCTTAATTTTTTAAATTTTTTGAATGTTGGTTATTACGAATCTGTCTACCGGTTCTCTTCTTTCTTCGCTAATCGCGGCTGTAATCACTGCAATTTTCAAAGCTTCTTTATTATCTTTTTTTGGTACTTCTACTGGTTTTGTCAATACTTTTGCTTCTGATTTTTTGTCCAAAAGCGTCTTTTCTAGCGATCCTATTACTTTTGATACAATCATAACAAATATTGCCAAAAAGACTAATGACATAAAAACAATAGCCATTCCTAAAATAGATGTAAACAAACTTTCTAAAAATCCAATGTACTCTGTTGTAATCATTCCCTTATCCTCCTTTATTTTATTTTTTTCTTAAAATACTCTTTAATGTATTTTCAAAATTTTCTTCTTCAAAAAAATCATTTAATTGAAAAAGTAAATTTTGATCTTCTGCATCCCCTTTTGGAGCAAAGCATACAAAATATTCTATTTTTTTATCTTTTAACAAAAGTGGTGTTTCCACATGAACAATAGAAAAGCCGGTGTGATATACATTTTCTTTTGGTTCTGTGTAAAATAGAGCACTATTTTCATTTAGGAGAAACATCAAAGCCTCTTCTTCCAAATGATTACAAATGTCTTCCATATAAGCTTTTTTCACATATTTATGTTTCCAAAGTATTTCTGCAGCAGCTTTTACAGCTTCTTTCCAATCAAAAACATCTAATTCTTTCATTTGGTATTTTTGAATCACTAAACTTTCTTTTCTCTCTTGTGATTTTTCATCTACAATGATATTTGGAAAGCTTTGTAATAAATCTTCTTTTAACTTTAAATGACTCCATTTTTGTCCTTCTAAATTTCTTTCAATGACATTCATTAAAGTATCTAAAGAAATATTTTTATCTTGAGGAGGCAACTCGAATTCCTCCAAATGATTTCTATCAGATTCTGTTAAAATCGGGCTTACCCTACAAAAAGGAAGCTTCAAATTCATCTGTGACAAATCGGAAGTTGTAATAATCAAATCGACTTCTTCTTGAAAATTATCCAATTGTTTCATAGAGATAACATTGACAATTTCAACCAAAAATTCTTCTTCTAATCGAGCTAATAAAAAATTGATTAAATTTCTCTTATAAGAAGATACTACCAATATTTTTTTCGCTTTTCTCACACGATTTCGTAAAGCCACCTGAAAAATAGGAACCAAAAATCCAATCTCATTATCAGAAACTTCTAAGCCCAATAGAGTTTCAAAACTTTGAAAGGCTTTTTTCAAATAATAAAAAGTATCTCCATAAATAGATTTCACTTCTTTTAACACCGTATTTTTTAACTCAATTTGCTTAGAACTTCGATATATCAAAGGTTTGATATAGTATAAAATGTCATCCAGTAATTTTTTGTTTTTTACCAGTTGAACTTTCTTTAAATGTTCAAATTCTTTTATTAAACGATAGACACCTAACTCAATTTCAATCCAATTTCGATGCCTCGCAAAGATTTCTTTTTCATCACAAGAAATTCGAAGTAAATAGTCTGTTAAAAAATAAATATTTAATTCGGATAACTCCGGAAAAGTCTTTCTTAAAACCTTAAATTCTTTTGTTTCTTTTAAAACTTTCTTATTTAATACTTCTAAATCTTCTGAATTGAGCTTTCTCAATTTTAATACAGAAATGAGTAAAATCAAAAGATTCAAAGTTTCGTCTGTATAAGGTAAATCAATTGATTTTATTTTTTGATAACTATCTTCTAAGACAGAAAAATACATTTTTGTTAAAATTTCATAAACAATTTTTTCAAAATAGTTACTTCTTTTAAAAGAAATTGCTTTTCTACCTTCATCAAAAGTTACATAATTATACAAGAAAATCGATAAGTAATATATCAAATCATTATTTTTATATTGTGCTCTATATTTTTTATTGGAATATTGCTCCAAATGAATTCCTACTTTTCTTAATTTTTCAGCTAAAATTTTAATATCTGCCCGTAAGGTAGATTTACTCATTTGTAAACTGTCTGCAATCTCTTCAATCTGAAATTCATCTTCGCGTAAAATAGTCTTAATAATCAAAAGATCCATTCTTTCTTTTTGCTCGTATACATAATTCTGTACATTTAAGCCTTTGATTAAAGAAGAAATGTCTTGCTCATCTAAAAGGCAATAAATTTTTCTCTTCTTAATAAAGATTTTCTCTTGCCCCAAATTTTCATTTAGCTCTTGAATCTTATAACGAATATTTCTTTCTGTTTGATTAAAGATATTTGCAACCCTCTTTAAATCATCTTCTTTTTTCAATTCTTTCAAAATTTCAAAATGTTTTGTATTCAGTGCCAAAGAAAATTCCCCCAAAATAAAACAATATTTCTGATTATAGAACTCTTATTTCCGTTTATATTTTCTTTATTATACAACGTATTTCAGAAAATTTATAGTTTTAATTTTTTCATTTTTTTGTGAAATTTTTAAAAGAAAAAATATTTTTTCACTTTTTCACAAACCTTTATTTTTTATTTTTTCCAAAGCAAACAATATTGAAGTTTCTCTTTATTTTCCTGTGTTTTTTTTCTTTTCTTTCTTCTAAAAAGAACAATTTTCACTTCTCCATTTTCTTCTTTCATTTCACATTCTAATTTTTTTAAAGATGAAAAATATTCAAAATTTCCCAACTGATTTTCTCCCGTTATCTCTCGACCTTGATAGAATATCCTCCAAGAAATATCTTCCAAAATATATTCTTCTTCTTGATGATAATCTAAAACAACATCCGAAGTCAGCGTTGCTACGATTTTATGATTAGAAAAATAGAAAAGAAACGACTCTTCCTCTACAAGACTTCCCTCTTCCAAGATAGAATTTTGATATTCTTGATAAATCTCTTCAGAAGAAAGAGAACAACCATAACCAAGAGAATATTTTTCATAACCCCTTGCAGCATGTACCATCATTGCCTTCAAAAACAAAGAGCTTGAGTTTTCTTTCCAAAATAAAATATTAGCCGCAATTCTAGTCATCCTAGCCGTTGCAAAGCTTGTTCCAAAAGAGCTGACAATCTCTCCCTCCGGAGAAAATGAAAAAACTCCTTCTATTTTTCTCTTCCCTTCTTCATTCCGAAAAACATCTCCCCCATACATAGCAATATCGGGTTTTTGCAAAATTTTATGACCTTTTCCACTCAAACTAAAACTAGAAACTACCTTATCTCGATTACAAGCTGCTACAACTAAAGCTCTCTCCGTATCGGAGCCTTGTAAAATCATTCCAGCTTCTTTTCCGTTTTCTACAAAATTTCCGTTTCCACAAGATTTACAAATTAGAATATCATATTTTTCTTGTAAGTAATCCAACAAAAGTCCAAAATCAGAAATTCTATCTTTTTCCACAGGAAAACGGATACTAATTGCAAGATTCCATACCTTAATCCAAGAATGTTCTGAGATCACTTTATAAATTCTTTCATATAATTCATCTTCTTCTAATTGGTAGACCGAAAAATCCGGCACAACAGCCGCATTAAATATTTGTACCTCTCTTCCTCCGCACCAATGTTCCTGCGAAAGGATATCTCCATATAAAATAACCCCCGCTACAAAAGTTCCATGACTTGGATAAATCTCCTCTTTACAATACGAAGTTTCATCCTGATATAACCAATTTTCAAATTCTTCCAAAGGAGCAATTCCATTATCTAAAACTCCCACAATTGGATATTTCTCTCCCTGTTTCGGCTTTAAAATAGTTCCTTTCTCCGTCTCTATTTGTTTTGTTTGAAAATTTAAAAAATAACGATGTAAGGGTTTGATAAAATCTATTTCCGGATTCTCTTGTATTTCTTTCTCTAACGTTTCTGAAAGTTCTCCCACTTTATAAATTTCATATCCCGGAAAAAATTCTTTCTTTTCATATGAGATGTTTTTTTCCTTTAAAAATTTTTCCCAACGTTCCTCTTGCAAATCTTTTTCCTTTTTTGTGTTTTGTTTCTTTAATTTAATCTTATAGTGTTTTTTATATTCTGTCATGTTTCCTCATTTCTAAAAAAAGAGGTGCTTTGCTAAAATACTTAAGCAAAACACCTCCTGTATTTTCTATTCTTTTTTATTTCTTACTATCCAACAAAGATACTTGTGAATGTTTGAATGATAACTGCATTGAAGAAGTCAATAAATAAAGATCCTACCAAAGGAATTACAAAGAATGCTTTTGTTGAGAATCCATTTACTGATGTGAAAGCTTCCATGTTTGCAATCGCATTTGGAGTAGCTCCCATTCCGAATCCACAGTGTCCAGTTGCCATAACTGCTGCATCGTAGTCTCTTCCCATAATGTTGAAAGTAACATAGTAAGCGAAAAGTCCCATGATAACAGTTTGAATTAATAAGATAGTAATCAAAGGAAGTGCCAAATCAGCTAATTGCCATAATTTCATTGACATTAAAGCCA encodes:
- a CDS encoding acyl-CoA carboxylase subunit beta; the encoded protein is MGNYSMPNYFQNMEQIGKELTRIDEQNEQQIKEVEAKIASLVDELHAAGTSDEKIAEKGQLTALQRIAELVDEGTWCPLNSLYNPEDFETATGIVKGLGRINGKWAMVVASDNKKIVGAWVPGQSDNLLRASDTAKCLGIPLVYILNCSGVKLDEQEKVYANRRGGGTPFYRNAELQQAGIPVIVGIYGTNPAGGGYHSISPTILIAHKDANMAVGGAGIVGGMNPKGFIDQEGAEQIIEATAKAKGVDVPGTVSIHYDQTGFFREVYAEEIGVLDAIRYYMDCLPSYNLEFFRVDEPMEPALDPNDLYSILPMNQKKVYNIYDIIGRLVDNSEFSEYKKGYGPEMVTGIAKVDGLLVGIVANFQGLLMKYPEYKENAIGIGGKLYRQGLVKMNEFVTLCSRDKLPIIWLQDTTGIDVGNDAEKAELLGLGQSLIYSIQNSKVPQMEVTLRKGTAAAHYVLGGPQGNDTNAFSLGTAATEINVMNGETAATAMYSRRLVKDKKAGKDLTPTIDKMNKLINEYKEKSTPEYCAKTGMVDEIVNLYDIRAYMIAFANSAYQNPKAICAFHQMLLPRAIKEFNTYVKK
- the gctB gene encoding glutaconate CoA-transferase subunit B; this translates as MANYKNYTNKEMQAITIAKEITDGQIVIVGTGLPLIGASLAKRIFAPNCKLIVESGLMDCSPIEVPRSVGDCRLMAHCGVQWPNIRFIGFEANELLNGNDRMIAFIGGAQIDPYGNVNSTCIGDYHHPKTRFTGSGGANAIATYSNTVIMMQHEKRRFIDQVDYVTSVGWGDGVGGREKLGLPGNRGPIAVVTDRGILRFDEKTKRMYLAGYYPTSSIEDIIENTGFEIDTSRAVLLEAPSEDVIKMIREEIDPGQAFIKVPVEE
- the gctA gene encoding glutaconate CoA-transferase subunit A, whose protein sequence is MSKVMSLYDAIKTYVKSGDSICIGGFTTNRKPYAAVYEILRQGLGDFTGYSGPAGGDWDMLIGEGRVRNFINCYIANSGYTNVCRRFRHEVEKVGKMNLEDYSQDVIMYMLHASSLGLPFLPVKLMQGSDLVNKWGISKEVREKDPKLPNDKLVEIENPLVPGEKVVAVPVPRLDVALIHVQKASINGTCSIEGDEFHDIDIAIAAKHCIVTCEELVTEEEIRKDPSKNSIPQFCVDAVVHAPFGAHPSQCYNYYDYDADFYKMYDKVTKTEEDFKAFLQEWVYDIKDNEEYINKVGASRLAKLRVVPGFGYAAKLVKEAK
- a CDS encoding sodium ion-translocating decarboxylase subunit beta, translating into MEFIKILEIMMAKSGFVALTWQSLVMFVISFILIYLAIVKQFEPLLLLPIAFGVFLTNLPLADLMKEADPWYASGVLRIIYNGIKSNLFPCLIFMGIGAMTDFGPLIANPISLLLGAAAQFGIYVTFMFANSLPFFSAKQAAAIAIIGGADGPTSIYLANNLAPELLAPIAVAAYSYMALIPLIQPPIMKLLTTKKERAVKMKQLRKISKVEKIVFPIGTVLFTTLLLPSVAPLLGMLMLGNIFKESGVVQRLSDTAQNALINIVTIMLGVTVGATANGELFLRLETIAIIFMGLFAFCMSTVGGVLLGKVLYLVTGGKINPLIGSAGVSAVPMAARVSQTVGASENPTNFLLMHAMGPNVAGVIGSAVAAGYFMLIFGR
- a CDS encoding biotin/lipoyl-containing protein → MKYVVTVNGEKFEVEVERADGRSAGLSRRPMERGERAAAPVQKAAPVVEAPKATPAAAPAPAATSSGTANAVVSPMPGVILDLKVKEGDMVTVGQAVVVLEAMKMENEIVSEFAGKVTSIKVKKGDNVDTDAVLVEIQ
- a CDS encoding OadG family protein encodes the protein MITTEYIGFLESLFTSILGMAIVFMSLVFLAIFVMIVSKVIGSLEKTLLDKKSEAKVLTKPVEVPKKDNKEALKIAVITAAISEERREPVDRFVITNIQKI
- a CDS encoding PRD domain-containing protein, encoding MALNTKHFEILKELKKEDDLKRVANIFNQTERNIRYKIQELNENLGQEKIFIKKRKIYCLLDEQDISSLIKGLNVQNYVYEQKERMDLLIIKTILREDEFQIEEIADSLQMSKSTLRADIKILAEKLRKVGIHLEQYSNKKYRAQYKNNDLIYYLSIFLYNYVTFDEGRKAISFKRSNYFEKIVYEILTKMYFSVLEDSYQKIKSIDLPYTDETLNLLILLISVLKLRKLNSEDLEVLNKKVLKETKEFKVLRKTFPELSELNIYFLTDYLLRISCDEKEIFARHRNWIEIELGVYRLIKEFEHLKKVQLVKNKKLLDDILYYIKPLIYRSSKQIELKNTVLKEVKSIYGDTFYYLKKAFQSFETLLGLEVSDNEIGFLVPIFQVALRNRVRKAKKILVVSSYKRNLINFLLARLEEEFLVEIVNVISMKQLDNFQEEVDLIITTSDLSQMNLKLPFCRVSPILTESDRNHLEEFELPPQDKNISLDTLMNVIERNLEGQKWSHLKLKEDLLQSFPNIIVDEKSQERKESLVIQKYQMKELDVFDWKEAVKAAAEILWKHKYVKKAYMEDICNHLEEEALMFLLNENSALFYTEPKENVYHTGFSIVHVETPLLLKDKKIEYFVCFAPKGDAEDQNLLFQLNDFFEEENFENTLKSILRKK
- a CDS encoding S8 family peptidase, translating into MTEYKKHYKIKLKKQNTKKEKDLQEERWEKFLKEKNISYEKKEFFPGYEIYKVGELSETLEKEIQENPEIDFIKPLHRYFLNFQTKQIETEKGTILKPKQGEKYPIVGVLDNGIAPLEEFENWLYQDETSYCKEEIYPSHGTFVAGVILYGDILSQEHWCGGREVQIFNAAVVPDFSVYQLEEDELYERIYKVISEHSWIKVWNLAISIRFPVEKDRISDFGLLLDYLQEKYDILICKSCGNGNFVENGKEAGMILQGSDTERALVVAACNRDKVVSSFSLSGKGHKILQKPDIAMYGGDVFRNEEGKRKIEGVFSFSPEGEIVSSFGTSFATARMTRIAANILFWKENSSSLFLKAMMVHAARGYEKYSLGYGCSLSSEEIYQEYQNSILEEGSLVEEESFLFYFSNHKIVATLTSDVVLDYHQEEEYILEDISWRIFYQGREITGENQLGNFEYFSSLKKLECEMKEENGEVKIVLFRRKKRKKTQENKEKLQYCLLWKK